A window of Phoenix dactylifera cultivar Barhee BC4 unplaced genomic scaffold, palm_55x_up_171113_PBpolish2nd_filt_p 001575F, whole genome shotgun sequence genomic DNA:
cgggaaggccttgcagagaagggatctgatgctccgtggaggagcataagggtcctgaaactctcgacgtgatccgcgggtctgccgcccgtcatagggctcgatcgccggcattttgaaccccgggggattcggggtccgcagggatcctcgaggcaagcgccggctgggaggagatctctaagtcggcgaaggaatctttggaatggcccttcaggacctggagttgtcggtggagatcgtccacccgccggtccagggagcgcgaccggtgggtgggagacaaggagcggcgagtgggggaccgactggagcgcgggttcctcgaggactggggggtctggaaacgcgcccgggccgcctctcgtaccccgcgcagctccgatgggaaggtcccggcagaatagaccgtgctcgagaatcctctcgcgccggcgctcctccccatgggagaggaaggagcgcgagttgaggaggacaggcgagcgctcagggagcagtggctcctgagcccgctgcgggcgcccgggacatcgcaccctgcagattctgcaccgcctccgcgagggtgcgaacctgctggggctagctggtcgaactgggcggcttcgaccgtctgaatgggcggtggggtggtggagtgttgctgagagtgtgttggagatgaagcggcctcccggccggaggcgcgagaggccccgcgaccagaagcattggaagctccacgaccacctcgccgtgccattacgatcgctctgagatccgtgcccttcctctagcgccaactgttgctggtggtccaaaccgagaacgattggcacagcggtgtgaacggggttccctttgagttgctttggttgcgctccgccctccgccgtgaaacctgcaagcaagcctcgcaccaccatcgggggtagtgggggccctccgacgatcaagtcagaggagatcgaaggagaaggagaaggagaaggtagcaggtgagatgatactctggaagatatatcttaccctctcccttcccccccagcctcatatatatcaggctggggggtttttccggggattcgtcatcgtgtggtacgatggggctgccactgacatggccgttacagggcgtcgtggggcagcgctgggtacagccatggcagggcatagtggagctccacgttgtacggctgttacaggggatcgtggggcagcgccggatacggccgttgcagggagtagtggagcagggggccgcggcgtgcctcagaggaacagtctgttgttgtcgagagattgccgactcggggtcggattgctggatcaaggggcagccgactcggggtcgggcctgcggagccgaagatatccgacccgaggtcggattgctggatcaaggggcagccgactcggggtcgggctgcggagccgaagatatccgacccgaggtcggattgctggatcaaggggcagccgtagtcttcctgggcgcgcgtgccggtcacgtggggcatggtggctaagttcccccgtaacaatactaaaaatataattatataaaatttaataacTTATATTGAATCAAGAACAAactatttatatttaatattaagTTAATTTAGATTGGGTTAGGTACAAATTGGGTTTAAATCGAATCCTACCTAACTTAACTTTGGGTTGGGTTTGAAATATTTTGAATCTCCCCTCCCCCCCTTGTTTTTAGCACCGGAAGGCTCACGAGTGGTTGATTCTCTCCTTGCACTAACTGACCTTTCATGTGCATGGGATGTGTGTAAGCCCACTATTAGGCTTGTTAAACGAGTCCAagtcccgagcccgagcccaacatAAGGTTCATTTATATCCGAGcgccgagcagctcacgagcccaaaacGAGCCCTAGTATTCTACAGGCGCAGCGGCCCAGCCCAAATGGAGCTCAAGTCTGCTTGCTGTTTTGGCTCTTGCTGATTCGCTGAAGGGCTCgttttggttcgcgggaaaagtaAGGGGGGAAAgttgtggtcaacgggaaagtaatgagatgcccttgtttggttggagttttcaaaggaggagagaagggaaagttgtaatTCCCCatggaatgtgattcccataatttcatggaaaagtctttcccatgagaaacatgggaaagttactttgcccatgaggcgggaatcactccatttttactttttcccaaaagttcccttcagcattaaagaagcattaaagaggcatttaaaacctaatttttattaagggcataataggaattatatataactttcctaggaaagtggatgcgccaaccaaacataagcaccttggaaattttgtcacttttccattgtcaaccaaaacatgccaaaagtactttcctaggcgatcctttcctaggaatttgttttccaggaatcatattcctagggaaggaaatgcttcccgcgaaccaaacgagccagaAGTGATGAAGTCTCCGAGGCTCCCCAGCCCCCGCCCGATGCCGATTGACCTTTGCCATTTGGATTTGGTCCTCTCTCCAGTTGCCCTAGTCTCCAACTCTCCCAGACTCCCACTCGGCCACTCCCAGCCCTCCCCCGAATCCCGATCCCCTTCCCCACACGCCGCGCCGCCGGCCGTGAAGCCCGTCCGCACGCCCTAGTCTCCCAGACTTCCACTCGGCCACTCCCTTCGCCCACACGCCGCGCCGCCGGCCGTGAAGCCCGTCCGCCGAGCACCACCACCCCTTCCCCCTTcgcctccttctccttccctcCCTCACTTCCCCCAAaattgcccccccccccccccccccctctctcactGCCGTGAGCCGCTCGGCGCCAACAGAGCCGCCACCCGTCACCACCGTCTCCCCACCCCTCTTCAGTCTTCCTTTCGCCACAGTTCACTCGAGCCCCCGACCACCCCACCTCCCCGACTCCACCGACCACTATAACAGCCGCCTCCGCCCgagcaaaccctaaccctagcacGCGCGCAGAGCTTCTTCGGCGCAGTGGGTGAGCCTCCGCTTCTTACTCCCTCCACTCCCAACAAAATCTATAATTTCTGGAGCCAACCCTCCCGGATGGGCAAGTTGGGCCCGGCTTGACCCCCAacccccccaccccaccccaccccaccccaccccaccccaccaaCCTAGAGTTGCGCCGCTTCTTAAACCGGAGCCTTAGGTTCTTTCCGAGAGCCACCCAGCTCCATCCTTTGTCGCCTCCGTTGTTCTCCAGCAGCCAATCCGAATCGTTCAGATTTGCAGCATGGTTGAGCTTCTTTTCGAGGATATCTTCACGCTGACCAGGCTCGACCCAGATGGTAAAAAATTTGATAAAGGTAATGCATAATGTCGTTCACGAGCGTCAAAATTTAATCTTGCTTTTTCGCTcgatggaaaaaaaaagttatcaCGTCATATTGCTTTTGGGATTTgttttcatttctttcaaagtctgaaaattttattttattgtgaTCACTTTGCATATGGTAAAGCTAGCAAGATGGGTACAAATCGGATTCTGCGTGGATCTGTATCAGAGTTTGCTAAATCTTTTGAAAAATGACtgttttgattctttccaaAGATTTGTATCTAAGGAAGCCAACAAACTGAAATGTAGAACCTGAATTAGTTTAGAATTATCCAGTCTAGATCGAGATGCAAGACCCATAAGGAGAATCTGAGCTGAATCTGAACCAGGTTTCATCATTGGATTTTAAGTTAATATCTAGCTCTTGTTAAATtcaaacacatttttttttaaacgtcTGTGAGAAAAAATTGTATAATATATAAAGTTGGATGGCAGCAGCATGCGGCCTTGGATACCATAAGGCTTGCAATCTGATTTATGGATGTGGATGCAACCTTGAATACCTGATTGCTCTTCAAACTTGGTCGGTTCTTATATTGCTTGGATAATTGATTCTTGTTGCTTCGTTGATCGCGAGAAAAGTGCAGCTGGTTTTAATTTGTGTTTCAATATTAAATGCTTATTTTATGGAACAGGCATGCTCAAGTGTTatactcaattttttttaatattatcaaTGAACAcgatatttttgttttcttgataGAAATGAActtaatattaattttgaaagacTTTTCTTGTTACTTGTAATACACTGGCATATGTGAATTCCCAAGTATGTTGGTTGCAATCTGATTAATTTCTTGTGGACCTTTTCTATTTGTCAAAACTCGTTACTATTTAGCAATTTCATTTAGACACTTAGTGGATATTGCATTGTTTCTTCTATtcagtttgattttttttcttaatttaattGTTAGAAAATGGAACTGCGACATTGGATCTTGAATCTATTAACATTATTTGCTTCTATTTAATTAAGTCCACTCTATTTTAACTCAAAGATGCTTCTCTATGATTTTTGTAAAGTGACCCGAATTGAAGCACGCAGCGAGCAGTTCGATATGTCCATGCAGCTAGATGTCAATACTGAAGTTTATCCACTTCATGTCGGAGACAAATTCACAATGGTTCTAGCTCCAACTCTGAGTCTGGATGGAACTCCTGACAGTGGCTACTATACGCAGGTGATCAATTTATTGATTCTCTTTATCCTATTTGTTAACAACTCTAGGATTATTTTATCCAATATAGAAGTATCAAGAAGATTAATACATATCGCATATGAATTTTCATAGTACCTCTGGAGATTGATTTATTGACACTCCATGCTTAGATGGTATATCTCCTCCCTTTTTCACTCCTCAAGACATAAAGTTCAAACAATGGATCACCTtgaaattgaatttaatatcagggacactttttttttttaatgaaattaaCAAATTGTAGAATTTATACCTCAAGATCAATTGAC
This region includes:
- the LOC103699115 gene encoding DNA-directed RNA polymerases II, IV and V subunit 8B-like isoform X2 codes for the protein MVELLFEDIFTLTRLDPDGKKFDKVTRIEARSEQFDMSMQLDVNTEVYPLHVGDKFTMVLAPTLSLDGTPDSGYYTQGQRKSLADKFEYVMHGKLYKISEESSGPNVKVELYASFGGLLMMLKGDPSNATNFELDQRLFLLMRKV